Sequence from the Crassostrea angulata isolate pt1a10 chromosome 9, ASM2561291v2, whole genome shotgun sequence genome:
AAGGGTGATTTCCTTCGCATATCGTCTTGTTGATGAATCCTGTAGAGCTCTGAATCAAATGTAAAGGTTCAGTATCATACATACTGTTTAATAGGATCCATTGATAAAAATAAGGTATTTGTTCTTTTACGTTTTATATTTGTCTTCTAAATCATTGCTTTGTATTTCAAAACGTACAGTACCAGGTTGGACGTGCCTGTAACCCCATATCCttgtatatttaaaatcattgtCTGTTGTTTTGAAGGCATGTGTTTTGCCAAAATTCGTGAActaaattgataataatcataAGCTAAAGAGGTGGCTTCTGTTGTAATTGGAATGCAACATGTAGGCTCTTAAGAGCTTGAGAGACTGAAGTATAATGTAAAACATACGGCTTTCACCATAGGGTTACTACGTAgtaaaattgcaagttacagaccaGGGGTGTAATTCTTAGAAAGAAGTTGGATGGGAGATATTAGAGACACAGGTACAGGTTTAGTGTGTGCAAGACTGATAAATGCACATGGTTCGGATTGTCATCTTCATGCAGGGGGTTAGCTGAAGATTTATAGCGCTAAAGAAATCATGACAAATCGTTGAACAATGAAAAACTCTTTGAAATTTACACATCTAGTGTAGAAATTTTCTTCCGAAATAGGTGTTTTTTGGAGAGTGAATCAGAGGTTGAAGTGCGACATGAAAGTACTGGACTTTATAATAACAGAGTTTTATCAAAAATTGGTTTTAccaaagtaaaagaaaaaaaagtattgaatGTTACAATAACTAATTTTCCTTCTTGAATGATCCGCAATGCACGGAACATTTCTTCAGCGTACGCTCTACAAAAAACGACCAGCAAAGCACACTGTACTGATGGATGTAATGAGATAAAAGTTAACTAGAATGAAATACATCTTCCTTGATcgttttttttcaaacagatatGACTCTGTACGTTTGGgctttgaaattgatatgtGTTGGACTTCTTTTGCAGCATTCAAaaggtaaataataaaaaatcgaCCAAAATTGATAATCTGAAATTCCGATGGATCGAATTCTTTAGTAACTGTTAACTGTTTGTGTGGTTTACCAGTTAATGGGAAAGGATGCTCAACAAAGTCACTATTACATCCGCCTATGATTTTAAgataatgatttgtttagctataaacaattacttagtaaaaaaaaatccatatatttttcttttcaatttaagtTTGGGTTTTTTGCTATATTTAacatagagctcttcttctatggaggtcaatacagtctaaaaacgACCACAACTATCGAACCCTCTAATTTTATTTACAGAACGTGTGCTCGTTCATGTTTCTGAAAGACAGATCCAGTTGAATACCTCATCTATCCTTGTATCTTGCAATGCGATTCTAGAGAGCTTTGAAATGTCGAATAAAGTGGTTCTTGAATTCCAACCGAACAAAATGAAAGGGTGGGTGCCGATTGTGAAAGTCAACAAGTCTGGTATGTTCCAAATTCACCATCTTGAAGCGAATAGATCAGAATCATACCGACTGGCAGAGAACGTCTGTGACTTCAACACGCTAGGATGTACGTTTGATGCCCGTGTATCCTTGAAGttgaaaaaatgtccagatGAACGTAATGGTTTACCAAGTTTTCGCTGCCAAGCGTCTAATGAATATGAAACTGCAAATTATTCGGAGGAAATAGAATTGCAAATAACAGGTAAATAAAACACCAGgtttaaatttgcaaattaCTACTAAGAAGATAATAGGTGATCGCCTACCTTGAAggatagtttttgtttttataaaagcCATAATCGCGGATGAAGAATAAAACGGCAAAATGAAAACGCAATGTTAATAAAAGGAACATACGCTTAaccaatacatttttttaaaggagatattaaaaaaacaatgttttttttcaaacaataaaggTCAACCAACATACATTGAACCCCCGTCTATTGTTCATCCTCTGAATCCAAAGATCTTCACAGTTGGTGATGTATTACAGCTGCAGTGTACAGGCAAAAAGGACTACAGAGCTGAAAGTGAGGTATATGTTATTAGATGTATGCTAGTTTACAAATGTctgttttcaacaaatttcattTCTCATACAATTGTCCAAAGAAGCAACCAATTGCAATTCCTTCTATTGACATGATGTCtatctctttctttttttttcacacaaaaaatgTACGTTTTTCTCTTGTGATATACCGAAGATCAATTGTTGATCTTCTGTTGTCAGATGTGATATTTTCGGGCTAAAGCATAGCCAAGATTGTGCAGCACATATTATGCTTTATTAGCAttaagataaatataattaaaatattaaaggaaacatttttataaatgtagacTATCAGATGGTGCAAGTCTGTATCAGGGCAGTATGAGGTCATATCCCTACATGAGAATCATCAAACTCACAATGTATCCCAAAGTGACGACGGCTGTACCGTTGTTCAAACATCAGAGATATTTTATCACATAACGAAGGAAGACAATGATCTTGAAATCATATGCGAGCTGGGATATAATAAAAGCAATAAGATATGTGGATACGGTAGATTTAATTCAACACTTCACATCGAAACTCAAGGTAGATATAAACAGGTGCTTGTTTGACACAGTGAAAGCGTCATTACCTGACGATGTTAAACATTGCATGTTTTGAGGATAACTCAAACTTTGTCCGAGTACCAGACCGCGAGCTTAAGTACCTCTATAAACCATCTTTGTAGGCACCATGCACATGTTCATGGCCTTTGATACTACATCATTCCTAACTGTTTTCTAACAAATATCTTCAAACTCACGATCAAAACTCACATAATAGAAATGATTTACTGAAAATAAACAGGTTTGCGGTGACATATATTCGCAACAaagattaaaattatcataaaaataaaaaaaattgagaaatttgAGGACTTTTTTGAGGCGTATGATATTTTCACAAACTTTTCGAAatttttgcatgtaaaaaaaGAGCTGATTTACTGTGCTTGATATGTACATACTGTCCTTCTGTGTAATCAATTGGTGTTTGCATAAAATGTAAACTCGTTACGTTAAATGCGCATTTCAAATACTGCTTAAAATCATTAGGGATGTTAAATAAACCTAATTTACGTTTTAAATCGgtgaatgttttgttttttggtctTTATATTTAGCAGGCAATTAATATTGATGTGAGTTAACTGGTTTGTAACGTATTACAGGAACACGACTGTTTTACTTCCTAGCAAAATCTTAACTAGTCATTTATTTGCAACATCAcatcaaaaattgaattaaccaATCTAAATGTTGTTAATTAGAATAACTTTCGCTGTTTGTAACAATAATAATGTATATAACGCACaaacaaaaatgtgtttgtCACTTGTTTATATACATTGGTACAACAAAAAAGGGTAGGTCAATTTCATCTGTTATGATTTATGATAAACATGCAAGGCGCAATGTAAATAACAtcactttaaaagtaaatggcAAGACCCGACCGTACAACTTTTAATTGGCTTCATTGACAACGTTACTTACATTCATTATTGTCAGAGTTTATGGCTTTTGACTAAGAAATTAGGTACTGTATCAAGATTTGttattaagtaaaataaaaaaaaaatacatgaatacgTTTACTATGCGGCACCATTCTGATAAGCTAGGGGATCCCTCTTACTTATTCTTTTCTTATtccgtaaaaaaaaatgtacttcttaaggaaattttgttttctCTCTAAAAAACTACTAGTTCCCGGATCCGGAAGCAGCGACACATGGCCGATAGTGTCAGTGATCGTGTCTGTACTATTGGTTGCCATCTTGTTATCTGAGGCGCTTCTTCTTACACTTGCACACAGGAGAGGCGGACTAGTTCTGTTAGGTAAGATTGTTGAAGACAGTCATTGAAAAGGTAACTTTTATGTAAACACAAGTGTTTGcgattaaaaatcatttttttccacACCATATCGAATAGAATGATGTTATGTTCTATATTTAGATTTCTGATTACAGTGTACATAGAAATGGGATATGAGAATCATTTTGTGTTTGTTGCATTCGTATAGAATTGGGTTGTGCTTCAATAAATCAACAATTATGTTTACATTTCTAGCTatcaaaagtatttaaaaacatAAGTATCATGATTAAGACGTTTTGCTTCAGAGAAATTTATGTTCTTTTTCCTGGGGAAAATTTGTAAATCTCAGAACGAAGTTTGCTCCTTTCACATTTAAAATCTTTCGGAAGGtatacaatttttacaatatctagttaaagacatttttaaaaaatatcaaatatatattatatttaaatttcactAAGTTTTGTATATTTCAATCTATCTATATGTTTTTGGATTTTGTTGTATTCAAGGGATCCTGATAAGATTTGAAAGGTAAGCTAGATACTGGTCATAATCTATGTATATGATTAAAGCAGGTTCGCACAAGATATATCTATGGCACTAAGTAGAATACTCTACTGGAGCTTTACTTCACCCTTCTTTTCTAGACCTGTAGATCTTACTTCCCTAGCAGAGTGTGCGTAGCGTGCAAACTACCgctattgttatttttaaaccTACTTCgtatgcttgttttttttttaaatatctacataggaatgtatatttatatacactTTATCTATCTgctgattttcatgaaatatataaatatttatgaaccatttttttttttgcatttttataatCATGTCGTTCTGTCTTTTGAATGACTTTAACTGCTCACTTTTCTGGATTATTATTCAGGATACCGGTACTTGCAATTctatgaaatgtttgtttttagtAAAACAGCAACCACCATGAAAAAAGAGGAGGGCCACATAAAACCAGGTAGCATGTGCatatttattcaataatattatttattaataaggGAAAACGGGGAATCATATGATTTAAACATCTACAAATTTGAACTGTAAAATATCATGTTATTTAAAGATTATTATTATactcattattatttttattttattaatcataattatcattatgaaaatttgtagaTCAAGACAGAGAAATATCATTGAACTTGAGAGCAGGGTAATCTTTGTTTAATTACTGTATATTCTCATCTCCCattgaaatatctttttttcacaCTTTATTGTAAAAAACAAGTGTGGACTTCACAGTGGACAGAGGTTTAgcttatttaattttctaaactCTGTGCtacagtaaaattaaaaaaaatcagcaatg
This genomic interval carries:
- the LOC128163254 gene encoding uncharacterized protein LOC128163254, translated to MYFLRKFCFLSKKLLVPGSGSSDTWPIVSVIVSVLLVAILLSEALLLTLAHRRGGLVLLGILIRFESKTATTMKKEEGHIKPDQDREISLNLRAGPTYEELNLSGIQVEKYEALELK
- the LOC128162898 gene encoding uncharacterized protein LOC128162898, whose product is MSNKVVLEFQPNKMKGWVPIVKVNKSGMFQIHHLEANRSESYRLAENVCDFNTLGCTFDARVSLKLKKCPDERNGLPSFRCQASNEYETANYSEEIELQITGQPTYIEPPSIVHPLNPKIFTVGDVLQLQCTGKKDYRAESETIRWCKSVSGQYEVISLHENHQTHNVSQSDDGCTVVQTSEIFYHITKEDNDLEIICELGYNKSNKICGYGRFNSTLHIETQGRYKQVLV